In Poecile atricapillus isolate bPoeAtr1 chromosome 1, bPoeAtr1.hap1, whole genome shotgun sequence, the sequence TGACTTCCAGTATTACACCAGTTCCTAATTCCATATGGAGACTGCCTGTCCAGTCCATTTCAGTATGATCTCCTGCTCTCAGCTCACTGTGTTTGGTTTATGTCTTTTGGCTTTAGTGTTCTCATGATAACTCTCTTCAGAGGTTGCTTGGCCCTTTCCATTTGTCCCAGATTCCTCTGGAAATTTCTGACCCTCAGCCAGCACCTGTCGAATAGTCATGTTGATGCGGGAGGACTGCAGGTACTTGGCACACACCTGCCAATCCtcatcagagctgtgctcaATGACTGAGCCAACAGGAAGGTctgaagaaagagcttggtcgAGGCATGAAGGCAGAGCTGTCCCCTCAGGGTTGGGGAGGACCCGGGGGACAGCGTGGTACAGCAGGCGACTGAAGCCAGACATCACCATGATATCTCCGCTGTGCATGAACATTGCTGTCGGGGCCTCCTCCCGCTTCAGGCCCCCAAGCAAAAATATCGAGGATTGCCCAAAACTAGAGACGATGTAAGGatggagagagaagagaaagcaaattcagGTAGAGAAAATTTTCCGTACAGTAAGAAAATATCAGCAGTTAAATTCCTTTATAAAAAAACACCCCAAGCAATCACAAAAAAGAGGGACTCCTAAGAACAGCTTTTAGGTGAAAACATGGCAAACACACTAAGAGATCTGGTTCAAGACAGGCACACTGCAAGCAACTGCCCTGCCAGGTTTGAAGCTCTGCTGAGATACTTCTTTACTACCCAAGTgacactctgctgctttagaaCAGAACTGTGCTCTCTGCAAAAGAACTCTTCACTCCAGGCACTACATCCATGCTATTCAAGCAGTCCTTAAAGAAAAACCTATGTCACTGACCTACAGCCTTCTGCTATTCAAATCTTCTGAGAATGAAGATTATATACCCAACTAGCAAACTAGATCATACTGCCTTCCTATAACAATATGCAGCcctagaaaaaaaagaaaccacttaTCTTTCCATAACACTCAAGTGTGCTTTCCTTGACTCACCTGAATGATAGCAGGGGCCGAGAATGGTCTAGTTCAGACTCATCCACATGAATTCCCAGTGAAGAGTCAAAATGATAGTAGTTCAAGATCCCTGCTTGGGCTTGGAAACCCTGAAAGCCACAGGCTGCAGCTACTTGTTCTGATAGGAATGCAAGGTCTGAGGGGAAAGGAGTGTGGTGATTTGCTGAGTACTtctggaaggaagagaaaaaaataagaaagccaCACCCAACACATCAAAGCAGCAAATACACTTGGAAACAAGCATTGAAAAAGAACTCAAAAGTCTGGCTGATAGTCATGGAGAAGGACATCACATTTAC encodes:
- the ALKBH1 gene encoding nucleic acid dioxygenase ALKBH1 isoform X1; translation: MAAAALTREGGEDAFRRLFRFYRKRDASDLRGVVDFSAPGDQVFRSQLSISAVSDQDAYRAGLQPVSQWKVYGLSGYPGFIFIPNPFLPGCQRHWVKQCLKLYPEKPNVCNLDLHMAPEKTTDLWGQSKEQLRRKGSSKWEPRSLLEKLRWVTLGYHYNWDTKYSANHHTPFPSDLAFLSEQVAAACGFQGFQAQAGILNYYHFDSSLGIHVDESELDHSRPLLSFSFGQSSIFLLGGLKREEAPTAMFMHSGDIMVMSGFSRLLYHAVPRVLPNPEGTALPSCLDQALSSDLPVGSVIEHSSDEDWQVCAKYLQSSRINMTIRQVLAEGQKFPEESGTNGKGQATSEESYHENTKAKRHKPNTVS
- the ALKBH1 gene encoding nucleic acid dioxygenase ALKBH1 isoform X3, with translation MAAAALTREGGEDAFRRLFRFYRKRDASDLRGVVDFSAPGDQVFRSQLSISAVSDQDAYRAGLQPVSQWKVYGLSGYPGFIFIPNPFLPGCQRHWVKQCLKLYPEKPNVCNLDLHMAPEKTTDLWGQSKEQLRRKGSSKWEPRSLLEKLRWVTLGYHYNWDTKKYSANHHTPFPSDLAFLSEQVAAACGFQGFQAQAGILNYYHFDSSLGIHVDESELDHSRPLLSFSFGQSSIFLLGGLKREEAPTAMFMHSGDIMVMSGFSRLLYHAVPRVLPNPEGTALPSCLDQALSSDLPVGSVIEHSSDEDWQVCAKYLQSSRINMTIRQVLAEGQKFPEESGTNGKGQATSEESYHENTKAKRHKPNTVS
- the ALKBH1 gene encoding nucleic acid dioxygenase ALKBH1 isoform X2 translates to MRSVGSFVSIGSATRPTCGAWWTSPRRGTRCSDHSSVFLQSVIKMPTEQDYSQLASGKCMASVGIQRHWVKQCLKLYPEKPNVCNLDLHMAPEKTTDLWGQSKEQLRRKGSSKWEPRSLLEKLRWVTLGYHYNWDTKKYSANHHTPFPSDLAFLSEQVAAACGFQGFQAQAGILNYYHFDSSLGIHVDESELDHSRPLLSFSFGQSSIFLLGGLKREEAPTAMFMHSGDIMVMSGFSRLLYHAVPRVLPNPEGTALPSCLDQALSSDLPVGSVIEHSSDEDWQVCAKYLQSSRINMTIRQVLAEGQKFPEESGTNGKGQATSEESYHENTKAKRHKPNTVS